From the genome of Brassica oleracea var. oleracea cultivar TO1000 chromosome C4, BOL, whole genome shotgun sequence:
TGGTTCTCTTTTTTGTAATAGGTCTTGTTATTGAGGGCTCGTTACGGTTTCCCTGAGCAGGTATTAATTTAATAATCATTGGAGGACTTCTAATGGAATCTAATAAAGAAGAGGCTAATAGGGCTAGAGAGACTGCAAAGAAGAAGTTTTTATCAAACGATTTTCCTGGAGCGAGGAAATTCGCATTGAAGGCTCAGTTCTTGAACCCTGACCTGGAAGGGATCTCCCGGATGGTGGCGACTTTCGATGTCCACGTGTGTGCTCAGAACGTTATACACGGGGAGATAGACTACTACGGCGTGCTCGGTATAAACCCCGAGGCTGACGACGAGACGGTGAGGAAACGTTACAGGAAGCTGGCTGTGACGCTTCATCCCGACAGGAACAAGTCTGTCGGGGCGGAGGAGGCCTTTAAGTTACTTTCTCAGGCGTGGGGTGTGTTCTCTGATAAGGCCAAGAGAGCTGAGTATGATTTGAGGAGGAACTTGGGGTTGGTTGAAGGAAGAGGCGCGGCGGCGGCGGCGGCGGCGGCTTCTTCATCGAAGCATGCTGACAATGGGTTTCAGAAAGTTGCTAAAGCAAGTGTTACAAAAGTGAAGAGAGGTACAAAGCGGGCAAGTGATGCATCTGCTTCTGCTGCTACTCCTGTTTCAACTTCTGATGGAACGTTTTGGACTGTGTGCCGCACTTGCAGAACACAGTATGAGTATCATCGTGTTTACTTAAACCAGAACCTTCTTTGTCCCAACTGTCGTAAGCCCTTTATAGCTGTGGAGACTGATCCTCCAGGGTCGGGTTCGATCCGCAAGACATTTCACGAGCACCAGTTTGAGTCTATTCGCCAGTCAACGGACGGAAGAAAGAGAAGTAGAGATAACAACAGCAACGGTGTGTATGGTGGTGAGTATGATTCCTTTGAGTGGACTGCAACCAAAACCTCTGCTCATGGTGCACAGACCGGGTCAAGGAAAGACGAGGCTGTCCGTAGAGAGTACACGAGAAGGGTGGCGGGTGGTGCTACATCCACAAACGCCCCAAAAAGAAGAAAGGGTATGGATAATGCAGTGGCTGGTGGCTCCAACGTAGCAGCAACTTGCTTTACTCCCAAGTCCAACAGCGTGAGAGAGTTTTCTGATGACGAATTGAAGAATCTACTGAAGAAGAAAGCCAAGCCGATAATCAGCAGAAAGCTGCAAGAGCTTGCTGAAACTGATGCACACAAAAGTGCCATTGAATCATTCTGTCTTGACTCCATTGAGGATACTTCTGGTAGTGCTGATAAAGATTTGGATCCCTTAGAAGTAACTGATCCAGATTTTTGCGACTTCAACAAGGACCGAACTGAGAAGTCATTTAGGGATAACCAGATATGGGCTTGTTACGACTCTTTAGATGGGATGCCTCGAGGTTATGTCGTGATAGACAAGGTTATCTCCGTGGATCCGTTTAAAGTGTGTATCGTTCAGCTTACTTCAGAGACGAGCAGTGAGCTTAGGTCAACAAAGTGGCTTGGCTTTGGTGTTCAGAAAGCTTGTGGCAATTTCAGAGCAGGGAAAAAAACTCAAATCTGCAGGTCAGCTTACGTTTTCTCACATAAAGTGGAACAGGTCAAAGGCAATCATCACGGAGAGTTTCTTATATATCCTAGAAGAGGCGATGTATGGGCTATGTATAGGAACTGGTCCCATGAGTGGAACTATCTTACAGGAGGCGAAGCGATAGAGTATGATGTGGTCGAAGTAGTTGAAGGGTATAGAGAGGAGTATGGTGTTTCAGTGGTTCCTTTGATGAAAGTTGCCGGTTTCAAATCAGTTTTTCACCATCATTTGGATCTCAAAGATGTAAGGAGGATCTCAAGCGATGAAATATCGAGGTTTTCGCATCGGATACCGTCTTACTTGCTCACGGGTCGAGAAGCACCTGGTGCGCCCAGAGGTTGCATACAACTCGACCCAGCAGCAACACCATCACAGCTTCTTCAAGTTATAGATATGTGACTGTAAAAGGTGTAAAAGATTACAACTTATTGTATCTTTTTTAATGTAGTTTGCCTATAACAAGGAACCGTTATGATGTTTTGTTTCTAATTTATTGGTAACAGGGTGGGATCTCCACTTTTATGTGGCCCATTATTTTAAAATATTAAAAGTATTACACCAAAAGTAAATGACAACAAATGAAACTAATAAACTTTAATTTTTGTAAAATAATTTGTTTCAGTTTATTATATGTTTTCAGAAAAAATTGTTTTGATATATATATATCTTATCTTATATATTAAAAGAGAAGTCACAACCTAGATTCATGTGTGATTTTTTTTTAAAATTGACCCTCACTAAAAATCAGTTATCATTCATTTATTACTAATAATATGGATTAATAATATATCATTCATAATATAACATCAACTCCTAAAAATCCGGATTGGTTAACAAACTCACCTTGATTCATGTGTGATATTTTTATTTGGATCATCATTTAAATTTTTTATTAAATGTATTTCCTTAATGCTAATATATAATTTTTTAACAACTTAAATCATAATATAATTTGATATCTTTTAATTTAAAATATAAATATAAATATATTTAATTTTCTTAACAAATGTGTTGAAAAACATTATAAAAATATCTTAATTATCAAAAATTGTATATAAATATTTTCACTAATTTTGTAATTAGTGATGAAATTAATGTTATTATACATTAATATATATATATATATATATTCAGTTATCTGTTATAAAATGAAAAAAATATATCAAATTTTACTATTTTATAGTTATATCTATCATTTTAAAATAAAACATTGTATTTAACTAAATATGATAAAATTATTTTAAACTGATAAATTAATATATTTTATTTTCACAAACATTAAAAATTTATGTTAGAAATATATTATGTTGGTAGAACGGGTAACATTAGTAAATTAGATAATTCATGTATAAAATTAACTTATCTTAAAATTTTTTTTTTTTATATATATATATATATCTTAAATGAATAAACATAAAAAAATATTGATAAAGGAAATCTAACGCTTTGAATTATGGATCATGACCATAATAATTGACTAAAAAATAATTTTAAAATATATATAATAAAAAATACCAAATATATGTGATGATTTGAAATAATGAATTAACTTACAGCATGAAAACTATCAAATTGTTATATTTAAAATAATTATATATAAACATTTAAATACATAAGTAACTTTAAAAATATATTCTAATTATGTAATATATATATATATATATATATATATATATATATAAATATGAAAATTAATATCCGCACGGTTGTGCGGATCCAAATCTAGTTTATGATAAACTTTAAACTAATAAACTTAAGAGAAATTAGGGTGTATATACACCATTGCAACTATAATTTGCGAACTAAACTAGACACTATTGATATTTCTAAACCTCAATTTTTTCTCTGCCCTGCCTCTGCCAGCTTCTGCCCAAACTCTCTTCTTCCTTCTCTCTCTCGTATCCCTTTTGTCTCTTCCCAAAATAATACTATTCATTCTCTCTTTTCAATCTCTCTTGATCCTTTACATAAAACAAATGAATTCTTCTTCTCTTTTTATTTCCGCTGTTCGTTAATTTTACATAATGTATTGTAATTAAATGATACATGTTTTTTAGCTGTTACAAAACTTGTTGATGTTTTTAAAATTTATGGATAAGATGTTTAAGTAGTTTGTGTTAGCTATATATGCTTTGTTAAATGCTACAAAATAGGTTATCAGGCTAGCTTAATCATTATTTGTTTAGCCTCTATATTTTTTTGGTTAATCATTATTGTATCATATGTAAACTAATAAGTTACATCTACCATATGTTTTACGTGCTAAATAAAATATTACATTTAGGTCATTGCTTTTGTTATATGATAAGGATAATTTTATAATAAACAAGTTATCCACTAACAATTTATATAACTTCTTGAGTTAAAGCTTAGTGTTAAACTATAGATGTGTTCATATGATACATAGTTTGTTAGATGTTTTATAATAGGTTAACATGATAATTTAATGTTTAGCTTATACATGTCTAGTTAGATGATATCAAACATGTTAGACGCTTTCTTAAATGGGTGGTGAGATGTCCAAACTATTGCCCTTAGCTGATACATAATTTGTTAGATGGTACAAAATAGGTTATCGTTCTCAATTAATCGTTATCTATGTAATTTCTGTTGCAATCCCTAGTTTTTCCATTGATTTTTCAGTTTTGGAAATTTAATTGTAAAATAAATAACTTAGGAAAAAAATCTATAGTCATTTGAATTGATATCCTAGAAAACATGTTTGGAGGTTTGGCTTTCTTTGAATCCATGATTCACTGTCATACATGGTGCTTCAAACATCAATGTTATTGATGCGATGGTGACAATGACTAATTGAGAAGGAAGAGGAGGAGATTAGCATAAACGAAGCAAACAATGATTACTGGGATTTAGAAAGAAGAATGAATTATTTGAAAGAACTTTGTTTTCACTAAAGATTATAAATGGGAGAGGAAGAGATCAATTGGGAAAAAAAGAAGAGAAAATGGCAGGGATGGAGAGTAGGGAAAGAAAGTGAAACAAGTTGAGTTTAGGGCAGGGATAAAACGGTTATTTTATGTGTATATTGTTACCGAAATTGGAGGTTTCCATGCATTTAGGGTAGTTTCCTAATTTCGGTTATTTTTGTGTATATACAGCAAATTCTCTCTATACTTAACTTCCATTTTTCTTAAAATTCGAACGTTATTTATTGTTGTTTTCCTGTTTTGTTTGTTTACTTAATTTCTTTTTTCTTAAGAATTGAACGTTTATTTCTTTTCTTATTTTATCAAGCAAAGAAGAAATAACCCAAATTGTCCAAACCATACCTGAATCAAAAATCTGAATTTGAAAGAATTAAAGATATTAAAATTTTATCTTATTCTTTTCTAAATATACAATTAAATGTATTAAATATATGAAATCAACTAAAAATATATCTTTCTTAATTATTTTGTCTACAACATAATCAGTTATGGTGCTTTTCAATTTGTTGGGTAACATACAATCTGTAGTGTCAAGTGTGTTTCGTTATTAAAAAAAAAAGAAGGAAAAATAAGGAACTGAATACTTTCATTTAATGTCTAACAACAAAAGTAGTTTCAATTACAATACTTTTTTTTTTAAGAAACGTAAGAAGCAGATTACTCAAAATCACTCTTTACGAACACAATTTCACGGCAGAGAGGGCAAGAGTTGCGACTCTGTAACCACTTGCTGATACATCTAAAATGAAACTGATGCAAACAATGTGGCAATTTCAACTGTTTGTTAGTCCGCATAT
Proteins encoded in this window:
- the LOC106336567 gene encoding uncharacterized protein LOC106336567 — its product is MESNKEEANRARETAKKKFLSNDFPGARKFALKAQFLNPDLEGISRMVATFDVHVCAQNVIHGEIDYYGVLGINPEADDETVRKRYRKLAVTLHPDRNKSVGAEEAFKLLSQAWGVFSDKAKRAEYDLRRNLGLVEGRGAAAAAAAASSSKHADNGFQKVAKASVTKVKRGTKRASDASASAATPVSTSDGTFWTVCRTCRTQYEYHRVYLNQNLLCPNCRKPFIAVETDPPGSGSIRKTFHEHQFESIRQSTDGRKRSRDNNSNGVYGGEYDSFEWTATKTSAHGAQTGSRKDEAVRREYTRRVAGGATSTNAPKRRKGMDNAVAGGSNVAATCFTPKSNSVREFSDDELKNLLKKKAKPIISRKLQELAETDAHKSAIESFCLDSIEDTSGSADKDLDPLEVTDPDFCDFNKDRTEKSFRDNQIWACYDSLDGMPRGYVVIDKVISVDPFKVCIVQLTSETSSELRSTKWLGFGVQKACGNFRAGKKTQICRSAYVFSHKVEQVKGNHHGEFLIYPRRGDVWAMYRNWSHEWNYLTGGEAIEYDVVEVVEGYREEYGVSVVPLMKVAGFKSVFHHHLDLKDVRRISSDEISRFSHRIPSYLLTGREAPGAPRGCIQLDPAATPSQLLQVIDM